One genomic segment of Mycolicibacterium psychrotolerans includes these proteins:
- a CDS encoding Acg family FMN-binding oxidoreductase: protein MPTTQIRSELIVDALQVACRAPSLHNTQPWRWVLTDHTVELFADPSRHAPSADSSGRQAVISCGAALHHFRVAMAAAGWHTTVRRFPDPEDPLHLATVEFSPSPSASEDQRRLADAIMARRTDRLPLSEPPDVENLLSRLTADHHDDAVSFHLVAEELRSALAEASYLTDTARLFDSGYHNELYWWTEQLSSDDGIPPSALISAPESDRVDVGRTFPVSTQPERRSEIGEDRSRILVISTVDDSPESVLRCGEALSSALLEATIAGYATCTLTHITELPSGREVVAALIDGEAIPQALIRVGMAPALEGAPPPTPRRHIREVIEIRRE from the coding sequence ATGCCCACGACGCAAATCAGGTCCGAACTGATCGTCGATGCGCTGCAGGTGGCCTGTCGGGCACCGTCTCTGCACAACACGCAGCCATGGCGCTGGGTGCTGACCGACCACACCGTGGAGTTGTTCGCCGATCCGTCGCGCCACGCGCCATCCGCCGACAGCAGCGGACGCCAGGCCGTGATCAGCTGCGGCGCCGCCCTTCACCACTTCCGGGTGGCGATGGCAGCCGCGGGGTGGCACACCACGGTGCGGCGCTTCCCCGACCCCGAGGACCCGCTGCACCTGGCCACCGTCGAGTTCAGCCCGTCACCGTCGGCCTCCGAGGACCAGAGGCGGCTCGCCGACGCGATCATGGCGCGGCGCACCGACCGCCTCCCGCTGTCCGAGCCGCCCGACGTCGAGAACCTCCTCAGCAGGCTGACCGCCGATCACCATGACGATGCGGTCAGCTTCCACCTGGTGGCCGAGGAGCTTCGGTCGGCCCTGGCCGAAGCCTCCTACCTCACCGACACGGCGCGACTGTTCGACAGCGGCTATCACAACGAACTCTATTGGTGGACAGAGCAATTGTCGTCCGACGACGGGATACCGCCCAGCGCGCTGATCTCCGCACCCGAGAGTGACCGCGTGGATGTCGGACGCACCTTCCCGGTCAGCACGCAACCGGAGCGCCGCAGCGAGATCGGTGAGGACCGGTCCCGGATCCTGGTGATCTCCACTGTCGATGATTCGCCGGAGAGCGTCTTGCGTTGCGGCGAGGCACTTTCGTCGGCATTGCTGGAAGCGACGATCGCCGGCTACGCGACGTGCACGCTGACGCACATCACCGAATTGCCGTCAGGGCGGGAGGTCGTCGCAGCTCTGATCGACGGCGAAGCGATCCCCCAGGCCCTGATCAGGGTCGGGATGGCGCCCGCCCTGGAAGGCGCGCCTCCGCCGACACCGCGTCGGCACATCCGTGAAGTCATCGAAATACGCAGGGAGTGA
- a CDS encoding PaaI family thioesterase translates to MSANDSVDTHVGGGFNPPRPTTRGGPDYGRFIEAVRSLQDHARAADAPDDVVTEAAALIEKASELLAPYDADEWSSPSGRRMDLPNRGNILQVPVDLHVTDDERVRGTARFRRYHLGRNGAAHGGTIAHLFDSLLGFTAFKLSRSRAQRTAFLHVDYRKVVPVEQLLQVEAGIDDIVDRKIFVSGRLLDGDHVLAEAHSLFVKLKPGQP, encoded by the coding sequence GTGAGCGCCAACGACTCCGTCGACACCCACGTAGGCGGCGGGTTCAACCCGCCGCGGCCCACCACCCGCGGCGGGCCGGACTACGGGCGCTTCATCGAAGCGGTGCGCTCCCTGCAGGACCATGCGCGCGCCGCCGACGCCCCCGATGACGTGGTCACCGAGGCCGCGGCGCTGATCGAGAAGGCGTCCGAACTGCTGGCGCCGTACGACGCCGACGAGTGGTCGTCGCCGTCCGGACGGCGGATGGACCTGCCCAACCGCGGCAACATCCTGCAGGTGCCGGTGGATCTGCACGTCACCGACGACGAGCGGGTGCGCGGCACCGCCCGGTTCCGCCGCTACCACCTCGGCCGCAACGGCGCCGCGCACGGCGGCACGATTGCGCACCTGTTCGACTCACTGCTCGGCTTCACGGCCTTCAAACTCAGCCGCAGCCGCGCCCAGCGCACGGCATTCCTGCACGTCGACTACCGCAAGGTCGTGCCGGTGGAGCAGCTGCTGCAGGTCGAGGCGGGCATCGACGACATCGTCGACCGGAAGATCTTCGTGTCGGGACGCCTGCTCGACGGTGACCACGTCCTCGCCGAGGCGCATTCGCTGTTCGTCAAGCTCAAGCCGGGACAGCCGTGA
- a CDS encoding GAF and ANTAR domain-containing protein, with product MNDQPDLEATHLRVAELVQGLHNRPDTDADTVIAELAENAAVEIPGAQCAGITLTRNARNIETPAATSHWPVLLDKIQQRYREGPCLTAAWEEKTIHVANLETDTRFPNYRRDALAETPIRSIMAFQLFIAGETLGALNVYSEQPDVFTPESRTMGLIFAAHSSVAWNSARREEQFQRALSSRDMIGQAKGMIMERYHVNAVQAFEVLRKLSQDSNVPLIQVATDLVAGAQSENGRRSG from the coding sequence GTGAACGATCAGCCCGACCTGGAGGCGACCCATCTGCGGGTCGCCGAGCTCGTGCAGGGGCTGCACAACAGACCTGATACTGACGCCGACACGGTGATCGCCGAACTGGCCGAGAACGCGGCGGTGGAGATTCCGGGCGCGCAGTGCGCGGGCATCACGCTGACGCGCAATGCCCGCAATATCGAGACCCCGGCAGCGACGTCGCACTGGCCGGTCCTGCTCGACAAGATCCAGCAGCGCTACCGCGAAGGGCCGTGCCTGACAGCGGCGTGGGAAGAGAAGACGATTCACGTCGCGAATCTGGAGACCGACACCCGGTTTCCGAACTACCGCCGCGACGCGCTGGCGGAAACCCCGATCCGGTCCATCATGGCGTTCCAGCTGTTCATCGCCGGCGAGACGCTCGGCGCGCTGAACGTCTACTCCGAGCAGCCCGACGTGTTCACCCCCGAGTCGCGAACCATGGGGCTGATCTTCGCCGCGCATTCGTCGGTCGCGTGGAACTCGGCGAGGCGCGAGGAACAGTTCCAGCGGGCGCTGTCGAGTCGCGACATGATCGGCCAGGCCAAGGGCATGATCATGGAGCGCTATCACGTGAACGCGGTGCAGGCGTTCGAGGTGCTGCGCAAGCTGTCCCAGGATTCCAACGTGCCGCTGATCCAGGTGGCCACTGACCTGGTGGCCGGCGCGCAGTCAGAGAACGGTCGACGGAGCGGGTGA
- a CDS encoding universal stress protein: MIEGAPAPCVVVGIDGSPAAVDAALWAIDEAIDHDVPLRLVYVIDSPDSATVDPQDQARSLATAEVAVRYVLTAVESTERPVKMEVEILQGRPVETLLEASRTAVMLCVGARGLRHATRGRIGSTAAALSKSAHCPVAIVRAHRPHANRDRAVVIDVDDNAAGNVVLHRGLEEARRRHAPVRVLAPAHTYADVQAHWERRLDESRRRFPQLDITSVSSHGDPLHYLAANANAIQLVVTGRTRSGGLGALVGAQGNAALRDTDCSILVCGPHTAL, from the coding sequence ATGATCGAGGGTGCGCCCGCGCCATGTGTGGTGGTGGGAATCGATGGATCACCGGCGGCGGTCGATGCCGCGCTGTGGGCGATCGACGAAGCCATCGACCATGATGTCCCGCTTCGACTGGTCTACGTCATCGACAGCCCGGACTCCGCCACGGTCGATCCGCAGGACCAGGCACGCAGCCTGGCCACCGCGGAAGTGGCCGTGCGATATGTCCTGACGGCGGTGGAATCGACCGAACGGCCGGTCAAGATGGAAGTGGAGATCCTGCAGGGCCGCCCGGTGGAGACGCTGTTGGAGGCCTCCCGCACAGCGGTGATGTTGTGCGTCGGGGCGCGCGGCCTGCGACACGCCACCCGTGGCCGCATCGGCTCCACCGCTGCCGCACTGTCGAAGTCGGCGCACTGCCCGGTGGCCATCGTCCGCGCTCATCGACCGCATGCCAACCGCGACCGCGCCGTCGTCATCGACGTCGACGACAACGCCGCAGGCAACGTCGTTCTCCATCGCGGCCTGGAGGAGGCGCGACGGCGGCACGCGCCGGTGAGGGTGCTTGCGCCCGCCCATACCTACGCCGACGTCCAGGCGCACTGGGAGCGTCGCCTCGACGAATCCCGGCGCCGCTTCCCGCAACTCGACATCACGTCGGTGAGCAGCCACGGCGATCCTCTCCACTACCTGGCCGCCAACGCCAACGCCATTCAGCTGGTGGTCACGGGGCGTACGCGTTCGGGAGGACTGGGCGCGCTCGTCGGAGCCCAGGGGAACGCCGCGCTGCGCGACACCGATTGTTCGATCCTGGTCTGCGGACCGCACACCGCACTGTGA
- a CDS encoding HIT family protein produces the protein MEPDDTIVDRGVGEPDHLQRLWTPHRMTYIVDAVKPGGSAASSEPFTDIPTMSDEDGLVVARGELVYAVLNLYPYNPGHLMVVPYRRVAELENLTDAESAELMAFTQKAIRVMKAVSRPHGFNVGLNLGTSAGGSLSEHLHMHVVPRWGGDANFITVIGDSKVIPQLLRDTRQLLAREWNRQT, from the coding sequence GTGGAGCCCGACGACACGATCGTAGACCGTGGGGTCGGCGAGCCGGACCACCTGCAGCGGTTGTGGACGCCACACCGGATGACCTACATCGTCGACGCCGTCAAGCCCGGCGGTTCGGCAGCGTCGTCCGAACCGTTCACCGACATCCCGACCATGTCGGACGAGGACGGTCTGGTGGTGGCGCGCGGGGAGCTGGTGTACGCGGTGCTCAACCTGTATCCGTACAACCCGGGGCATCTGATGGTGGTGCCGTATCGGCGGGTGGCCGAACTGGAGAACCTCACCGACGCCGAGAGCGCCGAACTGATGGCGTTCACGCAGAAGGCCATTCGGGTGATGAAGGCGGTGTCGCGGCCGCACGGGTTCAATGTCGGGCTGAACTTGGGCACCTCGGCCGGCGGCTCTCTCTCAGAGCACCTGCACATGCACGTCGTGCCGCGGTGGGGTGGCGACGCCAACTTCATCACCGTCATCGGGGACTCCAAGGTCATCCCGCAGTTGTTGCGCGACACCCGCCAGTTGCTGGCCCGTGAATGGAACAGGCAGACGTGA
- the dosR gene encoding hypoxia response regulator transcription factor DosR/DevR, whose amino-acid sequence MVKVFLVDDHEVVRRGLVDLLSSDPELDVIGEAGSVSEALARIPALQPDVAVLDVRLPDGNGIELCRDLLSRMPDLRCLMLTSFTSDEAMLDAILAGASGYVVKDIKGMELARAIKDVGSGRSLLDNRAAAALMAKLRGDGQPTDPLSELTEQERVLLDLLGEGLTNKQIAARMFLAEKTVKNYVSRLLAKLGMERRTQAAVFISKLERRQRPGSR is encoded by the coding sequence ATGGTGAAGGTATTCCTGGTCGACGATCACGAGGTGGTCCGGCGCGGTCTGGTCGACCTGCTCAGCAGCGATCCCGAACTCGACGTGATCGGTGAGGCGGGCTCGGTGTCCGAGGCCCTGGCCCGGATCCCCGCCCTCCAACCCGACGTCGCGGTACTCGACGTCCGCCTGCCCGACGGCAACGGCATCGAATTGTGCCGCGACCTGCTGTCCCGGATGCCCGACCTGCGCTGCCTGATGCTGACCTCGTTCACCTCCGACGAGGCCATGCTCGACGCGATCCTGGCCGGCGCCAGCGGCTACGTCGTCAAAGACATCAAGGGCATGGAGCTGGCCCGGGCGATCAAGGATGTCGGGTCTGGGCGCTCACTGCTGGACAACCGGGCCGCGGCGGCCTTGATGGCCAAGCTGCGTGGCGACGGCCAGCCCACCGATCCACTTTCCGAGCTCACCGAACAGGAACGGGTACTGCTCGACCTGCTGGGTGAGGGCCTGACCAACAAGCAGATCGCCGCCCGGATGTTCCTGGCAGAGAAGACCGTCAAGAACTACGTGTCTCGGCTCCTGGCCAAACTCGGTATGGAGCGCCGCACCCAGGCCGCCGTCTTCATCTCCAAGCTCGAGCGGCGGCAACGGCCCGGCTCGAGGTGA
- a CDS encoding PE-PGRS family protein → MPAGATAPASPMTGAPGTPGAGGNAAAAGTPTGAPGTPGAGGVAAPTGAPTGAPGTPGAGGVAAPTGTPTGAPGTPGTGGNAAPASPMTGAPGTGSAGGPTLTTGVPAGAPGTGGTGGVAPAAGVTTAAGGFGGTGGVPAPIELDAGTPGVPGTGGVTPDDDVDTEAGGRGGTGGRPADDELAGGTTTGGAGCPGPAVNELAASCSACGMSAG, encoded by the coding sequence ATGCCGGCCGGGGCAACCGCACCGGCGTCACCGATGACCGGTGCGCCCGGCACACCGGGAGCCGGTGGCAACGCGGCCGCAGCAGGGACACCGACCGGTGCGCCCGGCACACCGGGAGCCGGCGGCGTCGCCGCCCCAACAGGAGCACCCACCGGCGCACCCGGCACACCCGGAGCCGGCGGCGTCGCCGCCCCAACAGGAACACCCACCGGCGCACCCGGCACACCCGGAACCGGCGGCAACGCCGCACCGGCATCACCGATGACCGGGGCACCCGGGACGGGCAGCGCCGGCGGACCGACGTTGACGACGGGCGTGCCGGCCGGCGCTCCGGGCACCGGAGGCACCGGCGGGGTCGCACCCGCGGCGGGAGTCACCACTGCGGCTGGTGGTTTCGGCGGCACCGGTGGCGTGCCCGCACCGATCGAACTCGACGCGGGAACACCCGGCGTACCCGGCACGGGCGGCGTGACACCCGACGACGACGTCGACACCGAGGCAGGCGGGCGCGGGGGCACCGGCGGCAGACCTGCCGACGACGAGCTTGCCGGCGGCACCACCACCGGCGGGGCGGGCTGCCCGGGACCGGCTGTGAACGAGCTCGCGGCCTCGTGCAGCGCCTGCGGAATGTCGGCGGGGTGA
- the thrS gene encoding threonine--tRNA ligase yields the protein MSAPARPAPAAPIRVAAGTTAGQAVRDAGLPSRGTPDAVVVVRDADGRLRDLSWVPDADVEVEPVAADTEDGRSVIRHSAAHVLAQAVQGLFPDAKLGIGPPITDGFYYDFDVAEPFTPDDLDALEKRMRQIVKEGQLFSRRVYASKEQAREELAGEPYKLELIDDKSGDPDVMEVGGDELTAYDNLNPRTREREWGDLCRGPHIPTTRYIPAFKLTRSSAAYWRGDQENASLQRIYGTAWESQEALDRHLELLEEAQRRDHRKLGVELDLFSFPDEIGSGLPVFHPKGGIVRRELEDYSRRKHIEAGYEFVNTPHITKAQLFHTSGHLDWYADGMFPPMHIDAEFNEDGSVRKPGQDYYLKPMNCPMHCLIYRARGRSYRELPLRAFEFGAVYRYEKSGVVHGLTRVRGLTMDDAHIFCTRDQMRDELTSLLRFILELLGDYGLEDFYLELSTKDPKKFVGSDEIWTEATNTLAEVAAASGLELVPDPGGAAFYGPKISVQARDALGRSWQMSTIQLDFNFPERFDLEYTAADGSRQRPVMIHRALFGSIERFFGILTEHYAGAFPAWLAPVQVVGIPVADGHVDYLQDVVAALRKHGIRAEVDASDDRMAKKIVNQTNQKVPFMLLAGDRDVDAGAVSFRFGDRTQINGVPRDAAVQTIVDWVRRRENATPAADLVAVDAQVGEG from the coding sequence ATGAGCGCGCCCGCCCGCCCCGCCCCAGCAGCCCCGATCCGGGTCGCTGCCGGGACGACCGCAGGGCAGGCGGTACGCGATGCCGGGCTGCCCTCCCGCGGCACGCCCGACGCCGTCGTCGTCGTCCGCGACGCCGACGGACGGTTGCGCGACCTGTCGTGGGTGCCCGACGCCGACGTCGAGGTGGAGCCTGTCGCGGCCGACACCGAGGACGGCCGCAGCGTGATCCGCCACTCCGCCGCGCACGTGCTCGCGCAGGCGGTGCAGGGACTGTTTCCCGACGCGAAGCTCGGCATCGGTCCGCCCATCACCGACGGCTTCTACTACGACTTCGACGTCGCCGAGCCGTTCACGCCCGACGACCTCGACGCGCTCGAGAAGCGGATGCGCCAGATCGTCAAGGAGGGCCAGCTGTTCTCCCGGCGCGTGTACGCCTCCAAGGAGCAGGCCCGCGAGGAGTTGGCCGGCGAGCCCTACAAGCTCGAGCTGATCGACGACAAGTCCGGCGATCCCGACGTGATGGAGGTCGGTGGCGACGAGCTCACCGCCTACGACAACCTCAATCCCCGCACCCGCGAACGGGAGTGGGGCGATCTGTGCCGCGGCCCGCACATTCCGACCACGCGGTACATCCCGGCGTTCAAGCTGACCCGCAGCTCGGCGGCGTACTGGCGCGGCGATCAGGAGAACGCCAGCCTGCAGCGCATCTACGGCACCGCCTGGGAGTCGCAGGAGGCGCTCGACCGCCACCTCGAACTCCTCGAGGAGGCGCAGCGCCGCGACCACCGCAAGCTGGGTGTCGAACTCGACCTGTTCAGCTTCCCCGACGAAATCGGTTCCGGCCTACCGGTCTTCCACCCCAAGGGCGGCATCGTGCGCCGCGAACTCGAGGACTACTCGCGACGCAAGCACATCGAGGCGGGCTACGAGTTCGTCAACACCCCGCACATCACCAAGGCGCAGCTGTTCCACACCTCCGGTCATCTCGACTGGTACGCCGACGGCATGTTCCCGCCGATGCACATCGACGCGGAGTTCAACGAGGACGGTTCGGTCCGCAAGCCCGGCCAGGACTACTACCTCAAGCCGATGAACTGCCCGATGCACTGCCTGATCTACCGGGCCCGCGGGCGCTCCTACCGCGAACTTCCGTTGCGCGCGTTCGAGTTCGGTGCGGTGTACCGCTACGAGAAGTCGGGTGTGGTGCACGGTCTGACCCGGGTGCGCGGTCTGACGATGGACGACGCCCACATCTTCTGCACCCGCGACCAGATGCGCGACGAGCTCACCTCGCTGCTGCGGTTCATCCTGGAACTGCTCGGTGATTACGGGCTCGAGGACTTCTACCTGGAGCTGTCGACCAAGGATCCGAAGAAGTTCGTCGGCTCCGACGAGATCTGGACCGAGGCCACCAACACGCTGGCCGAAGTGGCCGCGGCGTCGGGTCTGGAGCTGGTGCCCGATCCCGGCGGAGCGGCGTTCTACGGTCCGAAGATCTCCGTCCAGGCCCGGGATGCGCTGGGCCGCAGCTGGCAGATGTCGACGATCCAGCTGGACTTCAATTTCCCGGAGCGCTTCGACCTCGAATACACCGCGGCCGACGGCAGCAGGCAGCGGCCGGTGATGATCCACCGCGCGCTGTTCGGGTCGATCGAACGGTTCTTCGGCATCCTGACCGAGCATTACGCGGGCGCGTTCCCGGCGTGGCTGGCGCCGGTCCAGGTGGTCGGGATCCCCGTCGCCGACGGTCACGTCGACTACCTGCAGGACGTGGTGGCTGCGCTGCGCAAGCACGGCATCCGCGCCGAGGTGGACGCCAGCGACGACCGGATGGCGAAGAAGATCGTCAACCAGACCAACCAGAAGGTGCCGTTCATGCTGCTTGCGGGAGACCGTGATGTAGACGCAGGAGCGGTCTCATTCCGGTTCGGGGACCGCACGCAGATCAACGGCGTTCCGCGCGACGCGGCGGTGCAGACGATCGTGGACTGGGTGCGACGGCGCGAAAACGCCACGCCGGCAGCCGATCTCGTGGCCGTTGACGCCCAGGTAGGCGAGGGGTGA
- a CDS encoding TIGR02611 family protein: MSDGNRTALTRRWGRWRDRLRERPAADLAYRVGVAVVGTLIFAVGIVAIPYPGPGWAIVFVGLGILATEFDWARRLLAWVRERYDKVMDWFKRQGLWVQILGVVFTVAVVVGTLWLLGALNFAAGLVGIDQPWLQSPIGIGS; this comes from the coding sequence GTGAGCGACGGCAACCGCACCGCGCTCACCCGCCGGTGGGGCCGATGGCGCGACCGGCTGCGGGAACGGCCGGCCGCCGATCTCGCCTACCGCGTCGGTGTCGCCGTCGTGGGCACGCTGATCTTCGCGGTCGGGATCGTGGCGATCCCGTATCCCGGTCCCGGCTGGGCCATCGTGTTCGTCGGGCTGGGCATCCTCGCCACCGAGTTCGACTGGGCCCGCCGGCTGCTGGCCTGGGTGCGGGAGCGCTACGACAAGGTGATGGACTGGTTCAAGCGCCAGGGCCTGTGGGTGCAGATCCTGGGCGTGGTGTTCACCGTCGCCGTCGTGGTCGGCACGCTGTGGCTGCTCGGTGCCCTGAACTTCGCCGCCGGGCTGGTCGGCATCGACCAGCCGTGGCTGCAAAGCCCCATTGGTATCGGGTCGTGA
- a CDS encoding aldo/keto reductase, with the protein MTSATLTLGNDLTVNRLGFGAMRLTGKGVWGPPADRDECLRVLRRAVELGVDFIDTANSYGPYISEELIREALHPYDGVVVATKAGLLRTGPDQWPVLGYPAYLRQECEMSLRRLGVDTIDLFQLHRIDDKFPAEDQVGELLALQQEGKIRHIGLSEVSAEQLEAARAVAPIVSVQNMYNLTARSAEPVLEACEGQGIAFIPWFPLAAGPLAATDGPLQRIAADHGATPSQLALAWLLERSPVMLPIPGTSKVAHLEENVAAGRIELSDAEFDTLTNAGATQS; encoded by the coding sequence GTGACCTCCGCGACACTCACCCTGGGCAACGATCTGACCGTCAACCGGCTCGGCTTCGGCGCGATGCGCCTGACCGGGAAGGGCGTGTGGGGGCCGCCGGCCGATCGCGACGAATGTCTGCGGGTGCTGCGTCGCGCCGTGGAGCTCGGCGTCGACTTCATCGACACCGCGAACTCGTACGGGCCCTACATCTCCGAGGAGCTGATCCGCGAGGCGCTGCACCCCTACGACGGTGTGGTGGTCGCGACCAAGGCGGGGCTGCTGCGCACCGGTCCTGACCAGTGGCCGGTGCTCGGGTACCCGGCCTACCTGCGTCAGGAGTGCGAGATGAGCCTGCGCCGCCTCGGCGTGGACACCATCGATCTGTTCCAGCTGCACCGCATCGACGACAAGTTCCCCGCCGAAGACCAGGTCGGGGAACTGCTCGCGCTGCAGCAAGAGGGCAAGATCCGCCACATCGGGCTGTCGGAGGTCAGCGCCGAGCAGCTCGAGGCCGCCCGTGCGGTCGCCCCGATCGTGTCGGTGCAGAACATGTACAACCTGACGGCGCGCTCCGCCGAGCCGGTACTGGAGGCCTGCGAGGGCCAGGGCATCGCGTTCATCCCGTGGTTTCCGTTGGCGGCGGGCCCGCTGGCCGCCACTGACGGCCCGCTGCAGCGCATCGCGGCCGACCACGGCGCGACACCGTCGCAACTGGCGCTCGCATGGCTGCTCGAGCGCTCGCCGGTGATGCTGCCGATTCCCGGCACGTCGAAGGTCGCACATCTGGAGGAGAACGTCGCTGCGGGGCGGATCGAGCTGAGCGACGCCGAATTCGACACCTTGACCAACGCCGGGGCAACTCAGAGCTGA
- a CDS encoding Acg family FMN-binding oxidoreductase, translated as MMTDFPDTETLRSALSLATRAPSVHNSQPWRWRVGEEGLHLYADPSLQLRHTDPDGRDLMLSCGAALNHCVVALAALGWQAKVTRFPNPAEPDHLAALTLYPYPAADLDVALAAAIPRRRTDRRHYSSWPVPRGDVVLMGARAARAGIVLRRIADLDGLAGLAGEAARLHESDEGYLDELARWSGRYAATTGVPARSVPGPDGVARVPARHFAVGVLTQPLHTDPADEHAVILALGTRDDDTMAWLRAGEATSLVLLTATALGLASCPITEPLEVARTREALREDVFGTDAHPQMLLRIGWAPINADPLPSTPRRGLSDVVAYLDGSPLE; from the coding sequence GTGATGACGGACTTTCCCGACACCGAAACGCTGCGGTCCGCGCTGTCGCTGGCGACACGCGCGCCGTCGGTGCACAACTCGCAGCCGTGGCGGTGGCGCGTCGGCGAGGAGGGCCTGCATCTCTACGCCGATCCGAGCCTGCAGTTGCGGCACACCGACCCGGACGGCCGCGACCTGATGCTCAGCTGCGGGGCGGCGCTCAACCACTGCGTCGTCGCGCTGGCGGCGCTGGGGTGGCAGGCGAAGGTGACCCGCTTTCCCAACCCCGCCGAACCCGACCACCTGGCGGCGCTGACGCTCTATCCCTACCCGGCGGCCGACCTGGATGTCGCGCTGGCTGCGGCGATACCCCGCCGACGGACCGACAGGCGGCACTACAGCTCCTGGCCGGTGCCGCGGGGCGACGTCGTGTTGATGGGGGCCAGGGCTGCGCGTGCGGGGATAGTGTTGCGCCGCATCGCCGACCTCGACGGTCTCGCCGGTCTCGCGGGCGAGGCGGCGCGCTTACACGAATCCGATGAGGGGTACCTCGACGAATTGGCCCGGTGGAGCGGGCGTTACGCCGCAACGACCGGCGTGCCCGCCCGCAGCGTGCCCGGCCCCGACGGGGTGGCGCGCGTTCCCGCCCGGCATTTCGCGGTCGGCGTGCTCACCCAGCCTCTGCACACCGACCCTGCCGACGAGCACGCCGTGATCCTCGCGCTGGGCACGCGCGACGACGACACGATGGCCTGGTTACGGGCGGGGGAGGCGACCAGCCTGGTGTTGTTGACGGCGACCGCGCTGGGTCTGGCGAGCTGCCCGATCACCGAGCCGCTGGAGGTGGCGCGGACCCGGGAGGCGCTGCGGGAGGACGTGTTCGGAACCGATGCGCATCCGCAGATGCTGCTGCGTATCGGTTGGGCACCGATCAATGCCGATCCGCTGCCCTCGACGCCGCGCCGCGGCCTGTCCGATGTCGTTGCCTACCTGGACGGTTCGCCGCTGGAGTGA
- a CDS encoding DUF1990 domain-containing protein — MKLSDLSGRPLTYAEVGATAGSPPPGYRFLRKTSVIGRGRARFEQAAEEGMRFGMLRGAGVRVEATTPTAEIGTDVLGHLGPVPAPCRVVYVVDEPDRRGFAYGTLAGHTVRGEELFLVRYEAATSEVVAEVAAFSRPATWWSRLGSPVTSVLQRLIAARYLRAL; from the coding sequence GTGAAGCTGAGCGACCTGAGCGGCCGGCCGCTGACCTACGCCGAGGTGGGTGCGACGGCCGGCTCCCCGCCGCCCGGCTACCGCTTTCTGCGCAAGACGTCGGTGATCGGCCGCGGCCGCGCACGATTCGAGCAGGCGGCCGAGGAGGGCATGCGCTTCGGGATGCTGCGCGGAGCCGGGGTCCGGGTCGAGGCGACGACTCCGACGGCCGAGATCGGCACCGATGTACTCGGCCACCTCGGCCCGGTACCCGCGCCGTGCCGGGTGGTCTACGTCGTCGACGAGCCCGACCGCCGCGGATTCGCCTACGGCACCCTGGCCGGCCACACGGTGCGCGGTGAGGAGTTGTTTCTCGTGCGCTACGAAGCCGCCACCAGCGAAGTCGTCGCCGAAGTCGCCGCCTTCTCCCGGCCGGCGACGTGGTGGAGCCGGCTGGGCTCGCCGGTCACCTCGGTGCTGCAACGCCTGATCGCCGCACGCTATCTGCGGGCCCTCTGA